The Bradyrhizobium sp. CCBAU 051011 DNA segment AAGGCTATGGCGGCAACGCCATGCACCGCATCGCCGTGCTGGTGGGATGATGCAGCGTCTTGCGTGGTTCGCCGTCGCCGGGGCGCTCTGGATCGCGCCGGCCATGGCGCAAACAACTTTTACGCCGCGCGACGAGAGCCCGGAGGAATTTGCCGCGGGCGCCGGCCGCGACGAGACCTTCTACGCCTGCACCGCCTGCCACGGTTTTCGCCTGGTGGCGCAGCAGGGCATGACGCGGGCGCAGTGGGAGGATTCCATCAACCTGATGATCCGCCGCCACAACATGCCGCCGCTCGACGACAAGGATCGCGACAAGGTGCTGAACTATCTCGAAGCCGCCTATCCGCCCCGCGCGCCGGCGGGGCGGGGAGGCTGGGTGAACCCGTTCGCGAAGTGAGAAGCGCAGGGCTGATCCGCTACGCCGGCTCCAGGCCGAGCGCCTTGGCGCTCTCGATCCAGGTCGGCAATTCGCGCTGATACAGAGCATTGCTTTCCTTGAAGCCGAGCGCGGGATCCAGCACGAAAGTGGAGAGAACCTCCTTCACCTTCGGATCGGCATTGGCCGCCACGAAGAGTTCCGACAGCCGGTCGACGATCGGTTGCGGCGTCGCCTTCGGCACCGCCCAGCCGGTGAAGCCGCTGATCGTGAAGAACTTCGATGTCGCGCCCTGTTCGGGCAGCGTCTTGACGTTGGGGATCGCGTCGACCTTCTTCGAATGCACTGCGAATACGACGCCCTTGTCGCCCTGCAGCACGGACTGCGCGGCGGTGTAGCTGCCCATCGCGACATCGAGCGTGCCGTCCAGCAGTCCCGTCCACATCGGCGCTTCGCCCCGGTAGTGGATCGGTTCGATCTTGAGATCATACTGCTTGTTGAGTTCGTTGATGGTCATGTGCGGCGCCGAGCCCGCGCTATAGGTGCCGAAATTCACCTGGCCCTTCTTGCGCGCGAACGCGACGAAATCGTCCAGCGTCTTGACGCCGGACGCCAGGCTCGCGACCAGCAATAGCCCGGCGCCGGGGATGATGCTGACCAGCGTCAAATCCTTGTCCATGTCGTAGCCGGGGTTTTTGATCATGACCCGGTTCATGACGTAGGTGGTCGAGATCGAGCACAGGATGGTGTGGCCATCTCCTTCCGCGCGCGCGACTTCCGCAGCACCAATCGAGCCGGAGGCGCCCGCCTTGTTTTCGATGACGACGGTCTTGCCCACCTGCCGGGAGATGAAATCGCCGAAGGCGCGCGCCAGCAGGTCGGTCTGCCCGCCCGCCGGATAGCTGACGACCATGCGGATATTCCGCGACGGCCACCCAGCTTGCGCCGATGCGCCGCGCGAGAGCAACGGCATTGCGGCGGCGGCCGTACCGGCAGCGATGAAGTGACGGCGATTGAGTTTCGCGGACATGATTCCTCCCTGTTTTTGGGAAGCGTATCGCATCGCACGGCCACTGCCACGCGCGAAGGCCGGGACACATTGGCGCATCGATGAAATTTTGAGCGCTCTTCAGATGACCTGCGGGCGAGTTAACGCAGAATGCAACCGGATTTTTCCGTGCTGGAGAATATGTGAGCAGCACCGCAGCCCGGATGAGCGCAGCGATATCCGGGACGTGTGTTCCCGCATATCGCATTCGCTCATGCGGGCTACGGTAGTCGCGCTAAGACGACGCGGCGATATACGGAATGCTGCCGACGACGGCGACGAGCTGCACCGCATTGGACAGCATGCCGCCCCAATGCAAGCGCCGCAGCCGGCGCACCGCATCGGCATCGCCGGCGTCCCTGGCGTTGAGCTGGACATCCCACTGCCGCAGAAACCAGCGCCGCGACCAGACCGCGAGCGCCGTGATCAAGCCGATGCCAATGGCGAAACCCGGCCGGCCGGTTGCCGCAAAAACCAGCGTCCCGATCACGCCTGCAATGCTCGTCATCAGGAAATGCGCATTGAACATGCCGCGTAACAATTGGGTGACGGGCGGGATGTCGAGCTTCACCAGCAGAAAGGCGGGCGAGGCCAGAAAGAAATAACCCATCGGAAAAAGCAGGATGACGATGACGGCTAAGGCAACTCCGTCTGACGTCATGCGATCACCCCTTCTTTTTCCCATCAATCGGGCGAGGGCCTTGCGGCGGCAACCTATGATGATACCGCCGACCGGCTTGTACCATTAGGCCTTGGTCGGATACGGCCTCAGCCGCGCTTGCCGCCAAGCGAGACGAAGGCCATCAGGCATGGCTCCGGCAACGGATTGCGCCAGCGATGCCGCGTGCCGTTCTGCACGATGCAATCGCCCTGGCGCAGATGCACCTTCTCGCCATCGTCCAATTCCAGCGTCATCTCGCCGCGAACCACAACGCCATAATCGATGGTGTCGGTGGTGTGCATGCCCGGGGCGCTGCGATCGAAATGGTCGCCCATGCCTGGAAGCTTTTCCGACAATTCTCGCAAACCGCTCTCAAAGGTGACGCCCGGCGGCGGCTTGTAGCCTTCGGGGCGCTTCGGCGGATATGAAATCAGCCGGAATATCGTGCCGCCCGGGCCGGGAAAGCCTTTCGTCCCTGGCAGCATCGGATCC contains these protein-coding regions:
- a CDS encoding cupin domain-containing protein, with product MGRFSWRFSWQWWPRSKSKNESADDAELSFKRFKGGDRRQVLQALSAMVGGGALAAVSQSAEAKDASELPPPKRALTGRNEAGKSVFKSFDVTSKMVEIDANPGLTFYELYRTEGVPALTGLEPDPMLPGTKGFPGPGGTIFRLISYPPKRPEGYKPPPGVTFESGLRELSEKLPGMGDHFDRSAPGMHTTDTIDYGVVVRGEMTLELDDGEKVHLRQGDCIVQNGTRHRWRNPLPEPCLMAFVSLGGKRG
- a CDS encoding tripartite tricarboxylate transporter substrate binding protein; translated protein: MSAKLNRRHFIAAGTAAAAMPLLSRGASAQAGWPSRNIRMVVSYPAGGQTDLLARAFGDFISRQVGKTVVIENKAGASGSIGAAEVARAEGDGHTILCSISTTYVMNRVMIKNPGYDMDKDLTLVSIIPGAGLLLVASLASGVKTLDDFVAFARKKGQVNFGTYSAGSAPHMTINELNKQYDLKIEPIHYRGEAPMWTGLLDGTLDVAMGSYTAAQSVLQGDKGVVFAVHSKKVDAIPNVKTLPEQGATSKFFTISGFTGWAVPKATPQPIVDRLSELFVAANADPKVKEVLSTFVLDPALGFKESNALYQRELPTWIESAKALGLEPA